A region of Salinibacter sp. 10B DNA encodes the following proteins:
- a CDS encoding purine-nucleoside phosphorylase, whose translation MSESNASPARTADDTRTYRRHVEETATALREQLSTVPSIALVLESGIGRLDEGLAEARTWKLRDLPHGPSDTEGPERTLSVGSFESTPLFTLEGALSLHEGFTPYEVAFPVRVLAEAGVETILFVNTAGSVDPVIETGSLVLATDHINFQGGNPLVGPNVDDWGPRFPDMTSPYDPALRAAAEEAALRHGLQLHEGIYFAMLGPNAGTRAEYRMIQSLGANVVGTSTVPEVIVARHMGVQVLALSVVTEQCLVGEGASSDSKDVSVSAIRPRLQVLLQTLIEEGTNGTGAKA comes from the coding sequence ATGTCCGAATCGAACGCATCCCCTGCGCGTACTGCCGACGATACTCGAACGTACCGGCGCCACGTAGAAGAAACGGCTACTGCTCTTCGAGAGCAGTTGTCCACCGTTCCATCGATCGCCCTCGTACTGGAATCCGGGATTGGCCGTCTCGATGAGGGCCTTGCCGAGGCACGGACGTGGAAACTGCGCGACCTGCCGCACGGGCCGTCGGACACGGAGGGCCCTGAACGTACTCTCTCGGTGGGGAGCTTTGAGTCAACTCCTCTTTTCACGCTGGAGGGGGCATTGTCGCTGCACGAAGGATTTACGCCGTACGAGGTGGCCTTTCCTGTGCGTGTGTTGGCCGAGGCAGGGGTGGAGACCATTCTGTTTGTGAACACCGCCGGGAGTGTAGACCCAGTCATTGAGACGGGCAGTTTGGTTCTCGCGACCGACCACATCAACTTCCAAGGGGGGAATCCGCTCGTAGGGCCGAACGTGGACGATTGGGGACCACGGTTCCCGGACATGACATCGCCATACGACCCTGCCCTGCGGGCCGCCGCCGAGGAGGCGGCATTGCGGCATGGCCTTCAGCTTCACGAGGGCATCTACTTTGCCATGCTGGGCCCAAATGCGGGAACGCGGGCCGAATACCGAATGATACAGTCCCTGGGAGCCAACGTTGTGGGAACGAGCACGGTGCCCGAGGTCATTGTGGCCCGACACATGGGGGTTCAGGTGCTGGCACTGTCGGTGGTGACTGAGCAGTGTCTCGTCGGGGAGGGGGCGTCGTCCGACTCGAAGGACGTTTCAGTATCGGCGATTCGTCCGCGGCTCCAGGTGCTTCTTCAGACCCTCATCGAGGAAGGCACGAACGGAACGGGCGCAAAGGCGTGA